CCCATATAGCGGAAAAAGTTCAGCATCTTCACATCGGAGACCTCGCCGTACGGGCTCTCGAGAAACGCCCGGATCGCGGAGGCCGACATCCCCGCCACTGCAATAACAAAAAGCCCTAACAGAATGTATTTCAGGCTGCGCAGCGGGAAGTCCACCCAACGCGGCAAGCGCCAGTTCATCTTCAGATATTTCCTGCCCAGTTTCCACAGGCCCTCGGAGAGGGTTCCGACCGGGCAGAGCCAGCCGCAAAAAGCCTTCCGGAAAAGGATGGAGATGATCAGGAATGCCAGCAGCAGCACCATGGCGGCCGGGTGCACGCGCGGGAAGGTCCAGGTCGCCAGGAAATACTTGAGATTCATCATGCCGCCGATCGGCAGCCAGCCATCCACTCCTGCCGGGCGCGTCACGCGCGCGGAAAGTCCCCCCGACTCAAAATAACGGGCGAAACGATAGAACTGGAAGCCTATGGCGGCATTCAGGAGAGCGAAAAGCGCCTGCACGGCAAAGCGCAGCGCCTGCGAGCGGTCCCCGGCAAGCCGACGCACCAGCTTTTTGCGTGGCACAGCCCGGAGCCGCGCCGGCAGGGGGACTTTCTGTTCGGCTTCATTCAGCGTGGGCACGGTCGCCATGAGTCTTCCTACCGGGCGGCATGGACTGGGGCGAAGATCTCCGCGCGCAGCTCCTTCATCGAGCCGTGCAGGCGTTCGTGAGTGCCGGCACCAATCTTTTCGGCCTCGAGTTTCTCGAACGCCTCCGCCAGTTCGGCCTGCTCTGCTTCCGAAAGGAGGCGCTCCGCCATCATAAACAGGATGTTGTTTTCCTTGTTGATGTGCGCGCGCAACAGGGCGGAGTATGCGCGCGCGGCTTCAGCCCAGATCCTGCACGCACCGGCATTTCCGGCTGTAAGTTCCTCCAGGGCCGCTGTCATCCGGCGCATGAGCGCCCTTCCCTGCTCGTGCTCGACGAGCATGACCCCGACCGGTCCGCCGTTGCGGGGCATCCCTTTGCGTTCGAGAAGTGGAAAGAGCAACTCCTCCTCTTTCCCATGATGGCATCGGTCGGCAAATACCTTGAAGAATTCAAGCAGGCCGGCGAGCGTGCCTGCAGACACGGGCTCGCCCAGTTCCGCGCGCCGGGCAGCCTCCTCGGTCGCCTCCAGCATGCTGAGGATAGCCTCATGTTCCGTGCGTAGTGTGGATGTTGCGGTTTTCATAAGCCAGATCTCCTTTCCGGTTCACAGTTCTTCAAGCCACAATATAAGATATGTGGACCTTAATGTCCATATCTATGTGAAAAAAACTTTCCTGCGAAAATGGGCGGACTCTTCAAGCGTGGATCCGCGCGGGAATGAAACCCTGGGTCCGCAAGGGCCTCTGCCCAATCTGAGTTCTCTATTGAGACGTCCACGAATCTGATTGTCAAATACAGCCAAAAATCGGGCGCCAACCGTATCCGGGGCCTCATGGGGAGCAGGCAGGTCCCGCGCAACTTCAAGGAAGTGGGAACCGGGCAATTTTAACGGTGTCTAAGCAACTTGGATTGGCAGGTCTTTGCTATTGACAACCTCGAGGAACTCGAGGCCCGGCCGAAACTTCGGCACATTTGGGGCATCATAAAAGGGGAATCAACTGGAAATGCAATTTTATCTCAGGGCGAGGGATCCCGTTGGCTCAGGCAATAAATGCATCTCTGCTCAAAACCTGGAAATATCTAGTTGATTTGGTTTTTTGAATTCCTTTAGAATGCGCGAGGTCGCTGATAACGAAGGGGGTATCATCCATGAAACGATACTTGAAGGGCGCGCTGCTAGCTCTCCTGGCAGGTGCAATCATGTTGTTCGCGGAACTCATCTGGGCTCAAACCACAGGCCAAGCCCAGAATCCGCCCCCGCAGAAAAAGGTTGTTGAACAGAAACAGGTTCAGCAGACAGACCAGGAGCCCACGGAAGAAGAGTTCAACGCATGGGAAGCAGCAAGAGACGAAAAGGATCCGGTCAAGCAGGCAGCAATGGTACTTGCTTTCATGGAGAAATACCCGAAATCACCACTAAAGGCCAACATCACGAATCTCTACGAGATGTTGTTGTACAACCTGCACCACGCCGGCGACTACAAGACCCTGGAACCACTGGCTGAGCAATGGCTCAAACTGAATCCGAACGATATGAAGACCCAGGCATACCTCATGGATGCCGCCGTGGCGCTCGGAAAGAGCCAGTTGGTTGTCGAGTACGGGGAAAAGCTTTACGCCCAGACTCCAAGCGCCGCCCTAGCTTTGCCGATCTACCAGGCTTACGTAAAACTGGGGAACAAAGAAAAAAAGACTGAATGGGCGCAGAAGCTGCTCCAGTATCCCGAATACTCCAATGATCTTCAAATCAGGGTACAGCTCATGGTTGAGTGTGCCGAGAAAAATGACCTTGCGAAAGCTGCCGAATATGCCCAACAAACCATCAAGGCACTCCCTGGTGCGCAGAAACCAGCCTCCATGTCGGAGGCGGAATGGAGCAAAGCCGTCCCCTCCGTCAAGAAGAGCTGCTATGACATTCTTGGTATGCATTACTATGGACAAAAGAAATATGCCGATGCCATGCAGGCGCTTGACAAAGCGCTCCAAATCGAAGATTACGATGCCGCCTACTATTACATTGGTCAAATCCAATGGACGCAAAACGATGTGGACAATGCCATCGATTCCTATGTCAGGGCATATCTGCTCCATGGCAAATTTGAAGTGCAGGCCAAGGCTCATGCAGAGGAACTCTACAAGTCACAACATGCCGGCACTCTGGTTGGTTTCGACAAAGTGATTAAAAGAAACCAAATTTATCTGGATAACAGGAAAAAACCGCAGTAGTGTCGCCTGACGAGGGGACGTTCCGAATTTCGCGTGTGAGCCCCGAGCTGCGAGTCTCGCGGAAATTCGGAACGTCCCCTTTTTTATTTGAGGATCCAATAAATCTCAAAACCAAATGGCAAGCGATCCTCATCGAGGGCGCGGTTACGGGCCTCGCTCCTCTCAGGCAGCTAGCGGCCGGGGCTTCTGTGCGTACGCAGATGCTGTTTGGCGGCATCCAGGCGTGAGATCGCCCTGAGCAGTGCCAGCTCGGCGCGGGCGAAATCCAGGTTGGGGTCCTTTGAACTGAGGCGTTTCTGCGCCCTTGATTTTGCCTGTTCGGCGCGGTTGAAGTCGATTTCTGAGGCCGCTTCAGCAGCCTGCGCGAGAAGCACCACACGATCCGGCAGGACTTCGGCAAATCCCCAGGAGCAGAAAAACAACTCCGACTGATCCCCGATCTGGTAACTGATGTTGCCGACGCCGAGCTCTGCCAGGAGCGGTGCGTGTCCGGGCAGGATTCCCAGATATCCCTGGCTGGATGGGATGCTGACCTGATCAACCAGCCCGTTGAAGAGCTGTTTCTCCGGCGTGACAATAACCAGACGGATTTTTTCGGGAAGGGCCATAGGAAACTCGGGAGTCAGGAGTCAGGAGTCAGAATGGAGACGGTGCGATTCCGCCTTCATTTCTCACTACTGATCCGGCGCTCCGCACTCCGGTCGAATATCTGTTAACTCAGCAGTCCTCCTGACTCCTGACTTTGGCTTCTCATGCAGCCGACAATTGCTTGGCTTTTTCCAGGACTTCTTCGATGCCGCCCACCATAAAGAATGCCTGTTCTGGAATGTGATCATAATCGCCGCGACAGATGCCGCGGAAGCTCTCGATGCACTCCTTGATCGACAGATACTTGCCCTTGATGCCCGTAAACTGTTCGGCGACGAAAAAGGGCTGGGAGAGGAACTTCTGAATCTTTCTGGCCCGGCTGACGGTAAGCTTGTCGTCCTCGCCCAGTTCGTCGATGCCCAGGATGGCAATGATGTCCTGCAGGTCTTTGTAGCGCTGCAGGATCCGTTTCACCTCGCGTGCCACTGTATAGTGATCATCCCCGATTATGCGCGGATCGAGAATGCGCGAAGTCGAAGCGAGAGGATCCACGGCAGGGTAGATGCCCAATTCCACGATCTTACGTTCCAGGTTCGTGGTCGCATCGAGGTGTGAGAAGGTCGTCGCGGGGGCGGGATCGGTATAGTCATCCGCAGGCACATAGATCGCCTGGATCGATGTAATGGAGCCGTTCCTCGTGGAGGTAATGCGCTCCTGGAGTTCGCCCATTTCCGTGGCCAGGTTCGGCTGGTAGCCCACCGCGGACGGCATGCGCCCAAGCAGAGCCGAGACCTCAGAACC
The nucleotide sequence above comes from Terriglobia bacterium. Encoded proteins:
- a CDS encoding F0F1 ATP synthase subunit epsilon, whose product is MALPEKIRLVIVTPEKQLFNGLVDQVSIPSSQGYLGILPGHAPLLAELGVGNISYQIGDQSELFFCSWGFAEVLPDRVVLLAQAAEAASEIDFNRAEQAKSRAQKRLSSKDPNLDFARAELALLRAISRLDAAKQHLRTHRSPGR
- a CDS encoding hemerythrin domain-containing protein, whose protein sequence is MKTATSTLRTEHEAILSMLEATEEAARRAELGEPVSAGTLAGLLEFFKVFADRCHHGKEEELLFPLLERKGMPRNGGPVGVMLVEHEQGRALMRRMTAALEELTAGNAGACRIWAEAARAYSALLRAHINKENNILFMMAERLLSEAEQAELAEAFEKLEAEKIGAGTHERLHGSMKELRAEIFAPVHAAR
- a CDS encoding 4Fe-4S binding protein — translated: MATVPTLNEAEQKVPLPARLRAVPRKKLVRRLAGDRSQALRFAVQALFALLNAAIGFQFYRFARYFESGGLSARVTRPAGVDGWLPIGGMMNLKYFLATWTFPRVHPAAMVLLLAFLIISILFRKAFCGWLCPVGTLSEGLWKLGRKYLKMNWRLPRWVDFPLRSLKYILLGLFVIAVAGMSASAIRAFLESPYGEVSDVKMLNFFRYMGSTTAITLMALVVLSVLIKNFWCRYLCPYGALMGLASLLSPTRIRRNPDRCIDCSKCALACPALLAVDKVITVRSAECTACMECVAVCPAQGALEMSLPGRRTLPPWALAAGIAAIFLGVVIVAKAAGVWQTNIPEAVYFHLVPRAQQFVHP